One part of the Bdellovibrio bacteriovorus genome encodes these proteins:
- the ybeY gene encoding rRNA maturation RNase YbeY, with translation MEVLIVNESKHAAPRKFIQSWMDLVVTELKRKKVLKADQARRELTLVFLDKKPAQKINMEFRGKNYATDVLSFDSMDPGSLGELVLCPEVLKRQSKEHGLTYQQELGYMLLHGVLHLLGYDHETSEADALEMFGIQDAAFEVLLKKVSGK, from the coding sequence ATGGAAGTTTTGATCGTCAATGAATCCAAACACGCGGCGCCTCGCAAATTCATTCAAAGCTGGATGGATCTTGTGGTGACTGAGTTAAAGCGCAAAAAAGTGCTGAAAGCGGATCAGGCCCGTCGCGAACTGACGCTGGTCTTTTTGGATAAAAAACCCGCTCAGAAAATCAACATGGAGTTTCGCGGTAAGAACTACGCCACGGATGTGCTGAGTTTTGACTCGATGGATCCGGGTTCTTTAGGGGAGCTTGTTTTATGCCCCGAGGTTTTAAAGCGGCAATCCAAAGAGCATGGGCTTACTTATCAGCAGGAGCTGGGTTACATGCTTTTGCATGGGGTGCTTCATTTGCTGGGGTACGATCACGAAACCAGTGAGGCCGACGCTCTTGAAATGTTCGGCATTCAGGATGCGGCTTTCGAAGTCCTTTTGAAAAAAGTTTCTGGTAAATAA
- a CDS encoding ExbD/TolR family protein gives MSRRRRYEPKTKKNSTFGLNITSMTDMFTIMLVFLLQSYSTSEVQLNPEKDIRLPSSASMTNATESIKLSLSGNELKIDQTKIADVKNADFLPQDLEDKDSNFIKPLFQELDKIAKSETEKDKAHVKEGRILLQADKDLPYATLRKVMYTASMAGFPQLKLVTMVGE, from the coding sequence ATGTCACGTCGTCGCAGATATGAACCAAAAACAAAAAAGAACTCCACATTTGGTCTGAATATCACGTCTATGACTGATATGTTCACAATCATGCTGGTGTTCCTGCTGCAAAGCTATTCAACATCGGAAGTTCAGCTGAATCCCGAGAAGGACATCCGCCTTCCATCTTCGGCTTCAATGACGAATGCAACAGAGTCGATCAAGCTTTCTTTGAGCGGAAACGAGCTGAAGATCGACCAGACAAAGATTGCTGATGTGAAAAATGCCGACTTCCTTCCGCAGGATCTGGAAGACAAAGACAGTAACTTCATCAAGCCCCTGTTCCAGGAGCTGGATAAGATCGCCAAGTCCGAAACCGAGAAGGATAAAGCTCATGTGAAAGAGGGCCGTATCCTTCTGCAGGCAGACAAGGATCTGCCGTACGCGACGCTGAGAAAAGTGATGTACACCGCTTCAATGGCGGGGTTCCCTCAGTTGAAGCTTGTCACCATGGTTGGAGAATAA
- a CDS encoding ExbD/TolR family protein has translation MRRARKIKVDHNSEFELDLAPLLAVMVKLVPVLLVSSAFVQMMVIETELPQVVSEAIQRQENQNTPTNVAMEIDAKDGIRIIITEKGQEKVETIPLKDGAFDMNTLHQKLVAVKKAHPEVFKLELNPDGKVPYDTIVKIMDAARQARDNTVKFPVFDTKQGKNVETNYMFPEIIFANTMEG, from the coding sequence ATGAGACGCGCACGCAAGATCAAAGTTGATCATAACAGTGAGTTCGAGCTGGATTTGGCGCCATTGCTGGCCGTGATGGTGAAGCTGGTTCCGGTTCTGCTTGTATCATCCGCCTTTGTGCAGATGATGGTCATTGAAACTGAACTGCCGCAGGTGGTAAGCGAAGCTATCCAGCGCCAGGAAAATCAGAATACTCCGACCAATGTGGCGATGGAAATCGATGCCAAAGACGGCATCCGTATCATCATCACCGAAAAAGGCCAGGAAAAAGTCGAGACCATTCCATTGAAGGACGGCGCTTTCGACATGAACACCCTCCATCAGAAACTGGTGGCGGTAAAAAAGGCCCATCCGGAAGTATTCAAGCTTGAATTGAATCCCGACGGCAAAGTCCCTTACGACACCATTGTGAAAATCATGGACGCTGCCCGACAGGCCCGCGACAACACGGTCAAGTTCCCGGTGTTTGACACCAAACAGGGCAAGAACGTGGAAACCAATTACATGTTCCCAGAGATCATCTTTGCGAACACCATGGAGGGCTAA
- a CDS encoding MotA/TolQ/ExbB proton channel family protein → MMAFLKFMNDSGVVGWFILLVGVGSLVLVAERAKALYKEYGMNVDEFMGKVQNLVLAKKLDEALLLCAQLEKKPLASAFKTILEKADRDDDTIFQAHDIALSENVPLYTKRLHYLSMLANVATLLGLLGTIHGLILSFQAVASADPAQKQALLAHGISVSMYTTALGLAVAIPAMVFFSILTARQNELIEDMSEKCSKLTELLTSAHIPNLTRQNVFPDHVTAPSVTPPSPGQKVS, encoded by the coding sequence ATGATGGCATTCTTAAAGTTCATGAATGATTCCGGTGTTGTCGGCTGGTTTATTCTGCTGGTGGGCGTGGGCTCTCTGGTACTTGTGGCCGAACGCGCAAAAGCTCTTTACAAAGAATACGGAATGAATGTGGATGAATTCATGGGCAAAGTTCAGAACCTGGTTCTGGCTAAAAAGCTCGATGAAGCTCTGCTTCTTTGTGCCCAACTTGAGAAAAAGCCATTGGCTTCTGCCTTCAAGACCATTCTTGAAAAAGCCGACCGTGATGACGACACAATCTTCCAGGCACACGACATCGCCTTGAGCGAAAACGTGCCTTTGTACACCAAGCGCCTGCACTACCTTTCCATGCTTGCCAACGTGGCGACATTGTTGGGTCTGTTGGGTACGATCCATGGTCTGATCCTTTCGTTCCAGGCGGTTGCATCTGCTGACCCGGCACAAAAACAAGCCCTGTTGGCACACGGTATCTCTGTGTCCATGTATACGACGGCTTTGGGTCTGGCAGTAGCGATTCCGGCGATGGTGTTCTTCTCGATTCTGACTGCCCGTCAAAATGAGCTGATCGAAGATATGTCTGAAAAGTGCTCCAAACTTACAGAGCTTCTGACCAGCGCCCATATCCCTAACCTGACTCGCCAGAACGTGTTCCCGGATCACGTGACGGCACCAAGTGTGACGCCTCCGTCCCCAGGCCAGAAGGTCTCCTAA
- a CDS encoding PilZ domain-containing protein, with amino-acid sequence MGGVQTATNQQQWYILRGEMKYGPYEYRSLITMIQNGELYDYNFVWASHLENWTLLGDLQEFSKDRLCRLIETKDHIAGSFKDRKCPRVDLETPVYAHNDHNFFDGHTLSVSENGALVLLNDPLLLPGQKILLNFRTSEVNPQTFNVLCEIIRKNYSKQRLNVKSGLHYAVRFLSVQETGMAQLTKWTRGGVSKEETNDGILKVHE; translated from the coding sequence ATGGGTGGGGTACAGACAGCAACTAATCAGCAGCAGTGGTATATTCTGCGCGGGGAAATGAAATACGGTCCCTACGAGTACAGATCACTGATCACGATGATCCAAAATGGCGAGCTCTACGATTACAACTTCGTGTGGGCTTCGCACCTGGAAAATTGGACTTTGCTGGGCGATCTTCAGGAATTTTCCAAAGACCGTCTGTGCAGACTGATTGAAACCAAGGATCATATCGCAGGCTCATTCAAAGACAGAAAGTGTCCACGCGTGGATCTGGAAACTCCGGTCTATGCGCACAACGATCACAACTTTTTTGACGGCCACACCTTGAGTGTGAGTGAAAACGGGGCGTTGGTTCTTTTGAACGATCCCCTGCTTCTGCCCGGCCAAAAGATTCTGCTCAACTTTAGAACCTCTGAGGTGAACCCTCAGACATTCAACGTGCTTTGTGAGATTATTCGCAAGAATTACTCCAAGCAGAGACTCAACGTTAAATCCGGTTTGCATTACGCTGTTCGTTTCCTCTCAGTGCAAGAAACCGGTATGGCTCAATTAACAAAATGGACACGCGGTGGCGTTTCCAAGGAGGAAACAAATGATGGCATTCTTAAAGTTCATGAATGA
- a CDS encoding HD family phosphohydrolase: protein MQRGKNPKKGESPAKRVNYEDHSLKFLDWVDSIGLEKTFLGRIVQLMEEKFFIRRAALIFLYCVLLSYTIFYQFDIPYNFNVGDVAKYDVTSPIGFEMTDEVTTEEKRLKAEYAVPIVYDYDTSVFERVSVNLIHSFRTMRAYYRETKWPTAPAQYRIAVKDFFQYKKQFEKELGVGVSDFMFEWLIDLRFNPRIEAIVIRNLENWYDRKVAEAPDRFIPASQAAVLGRVVHKNNLGKEFPIPREEILDLQSPENFELELKKDLNRFSESDQANILYFARSLVVPNMTLNKQETASRRQAARDAVIPVTITIKKNQSIIAQGSVVQPFQMAVIKQIENIRADKGKDIMSLSMALMLSVAILVFFSYLKRFTINKVKIEFKDVSVMMLIAFGIIFFTKIYMFITDAAFASKLGHFLPPAIFLYAAPVAAGPMLVGLLITYGEIVWLFTAFLSVCLGIMVDYNFAFMFVSLVGGIAAARGVYNCKTRNDVYYAGVRTGLVNAAMIAFILTMTKFDQEGGVKEILLSIPAGFLGGIFSALVAMMFVPLLESVFNYTTDVKLLELSNLNHPLLKEMIVKAPGTYHHSMMVGSMVEAAAEEIGANPLLGKVMCYYHDIGKMEHANYFIENQKPGHNPHDHISPFMSKTLLIAHVKDGVEMGMAYKLGKPIIDGVLQHHGTTLISYFYNKALDLKKEDGPEIGEEDFRYPGPKPQFREAALCMLADSIEAAARSLDEPTPARLQNIVKNITQRKFSDGQLDECNLTLKDISKVEAAFIRILLGIYHQRIDYPRSAGGGLGDVGHTPSQG from the coding sequence ATGCAACGAGGTAAGAATCCAAAAAAGGGCGAAAGCCCAGCCAAGCGGGTCAACTATGAGGATCACAGTCTGAAGTTTTTGGACTGGGTGGATTCCATCGGTTTGGAGAAGACATTCCTGGGTCGTATTGTGCAACTCATGGAGGAAAAATTCTTCATCCGTCGCGCGGCTTTGATCTTCCTGTATTGCGTACTGCTTTCTTACACGATCTTCTATCAGTTCGATATTCCATACAACTTCAATGTCGGTGATGTGGCGAAGTACGATGTCACGTCGCCCATCGGCTTTGAAATGACCGACGAGGTCACCACCGAGGAAAAACGCCTGAAGGCGGAATACGCGGTGCCGATCGTTTACGACTATGACACCAGCGTCTTTGAACGTGTGTCGGTCAACCTGATTCACTCTTTCCGCACCATGCGTGCTTATTACCGCGAAACCAAGTGGCCGACGGCCCCGGCCCAGTACCGGATCGCGGTGAAGGATTTCTTCCAGTACAAAAAGCAGTTTGAAAAAGAGCTGGGTGTGGGGGTTTCGGACTTTATGTTCGAGTGGCTGATTGATCTTCGATTCAATCCGCGCATTGAAGCCATCGTTATCCGCAACCTTGAAAACTGGTACGACCGCAAAGTGGCTGAAGCGCCGGACCGCTTCATTCCGGCCAGCCAGGCTGCTGTTTTGGGTCGGGTGGTGCACAAAAACAATCTGGGGAAAGAATTCCCGATCCCGCGTGAAGAAATCCTGGATCTGCAGTCCCCGGAAAACTTCGAACTGGAGCTGAAAAAAGACCTGAATCGTTTCTCGGAATCGGATCAGGCCAATATCCTTTACTTTGCCCGTTCTTTGGTTGTTCCGAACATGACCCTGAACAAGCAGGAAACCGCCAGCCGCCGTCAGGCCGCGCGTGATGCGGTGATTCCGGTGACCATCACGATTAAAAAGAATCAGAGCATCATCGCGCAAGGTTCGGTGGTTCAGCCGTTCCAGATGGCGGTGATCAAGCAGATTGAAAACATCCGCGCGGACAAGGGCAAAGACATCATGTCGCTTTCCATGGCGCTGATGCTGTCGGTGGCGATTTTGGTGTTTTTCTCTTACCTGAAGCGTTTCACCATCAATAAAGTGAAAATCGAATTCAAAGACGTTTCCGTCATGATGCTGATTGCTTTTGGCATTATCTTCTTCACCAAGATTTACATGTTCATCACGGATGCGGCGTTTGCTTCAAAACTGGGCCACTTCCTGCCTCCGGCGATCTTCCTGTATGCGGCTCCGGTGGCGGCAGGTCCGATGCTGGTGGGGCTGCTGATCACTTACGGTGAAATCGTGTGGTTGTTCACGGCCTTCCTGTCCGTGTGCCTGGGCATCATGGTGGATTACAACTTCGCCTTTATGTTCGTGTCCCTGGTGGGCGGTATCGCGGCGGCGCGCGGGGTTTATAACTGCAAAACCCGTAACGACGTTTATTATGCCGGTGTGCGCACGGGATTAGTGAATGCAGCGATGATTGCCTTCATTCTGACCATGACCAAGTTCGATCAAGAGGGCGGCGTAAAAGAAATTCTGCTTTCAATCCCCGCGGGCTTCCTGGGGGGTATTTTCTCGGCCCTGGTGGCGATGATGTTTGTTCCACTTCTGGAGTCGGTCTTCAACTACACCACGGACGTCAAACTGCTTGAATTGAGCAACCTGAATCACCCGCTGCTAAAAGAAATGATCGTTAAAGCCCCGGGAACTTATCACCACTCTATGATGGTGGGTTCGATGGTGGAAGCGGCCGCGGAAGAAATCGGCGCCAATCCATTGCTGGGTAAAGTGATGTGCTATTACCACGACATCGGTAAAATGGAGCACGCCAATTACTTTATTGAAAATCAGAAGCCGGGCCACAACCCGCATGATCATATTTCTCCGTTTATGAGTAAGACCCTTTTGATCGCTCACGTAAAAGACGGGGTGGAAATGGGCATGGCCTACAAACTGGGTAAACCGATCATTGACGGGGTTTTGCAGCACCATGGAACCACGCTGATTTCTTATTTCTACAACAAGGCTCTGGATCTGAAAAAAGAAGACGGTCCGGAGATCGGGGAAGAGGACTTCCGTTATCCGGGGCCGAAACCGCAGTTCCGCGAAGCTGCATTGTGTATGCTTGCCGACAGTATCGAAGCGGCGGCTCGATCTTTGGATGAGCCGACTCCGGCACGTCTGCAGAACATCGTTAAAAACATCACGCAAAGAAAGTTCTCTGACGGGCAGTTGGATGAATGTAATCTGACCCTGAAAGACATCTCCAAGGTCGAAGCCGCGTTCATCCGCATTCTTCTGGGGATCTATCACCAGCGTATTGATTATCCTCGCAGTGCCGGTGGCGGCTTGGGGGATGTCGGTCACACGCCATCACAGGGTTGA
- the mazG gene encoding nucleoside triphosphate pyrophosphohydrolase, which translates to MPHIPSNLRHIESLVEIVASLRGPGGCPWDKEQTHESLTQYAIEETHELVEALELPASDTAKDLKMKEELGDVLFQVVLHAQLAAERGAFTLEDVIAGISEKLVRRHPHVFADTQVADTAEVIRNWEEIKKQEKASSAAPSPYALNVPPLPALQKAYKIGKRTEKLKFDWEDMDGVLAKVEEEYQELREALDEGTDSEIEHELGDALFSLAQLGRHVQMEPEQVLRKANQRFENRFNTMVELVAKDHKDFSAMTLEQKEEYWQKAKLLLKKK; encoded by the coding sequence ATGCCACACATTCCCTCCAACTTACGTCATATTGAGTCCTTAGTCGAGATCGTTGCTTCCTTGCGCGGCCCGGGAGGTTGCCCCTGGGACAAAGAACAGACTCACGAGTCTTTGACTCAATACGCAATTGAAGAGACTCACGAACTGGTCGAAGCCCTGGAACTGCCCGCTTCCGATACGGCGAAAGATCTGAAAATGAAAGAGGAACTGGGGGATGTCCTCTTTCAAGTGGTTCTGCACGCTCAGCTTGCCGCCGAACGTGGAGCTTTTACTCTGGAAGATGTGATTGCCGGAATCAGCGAAAAACTGGTACGCCGCCACCCGCATGTCTTCGCGGACACCCAGGTTGCCGACACCGCCGAGGTCATCCGCAACTGGGAAGAAATCAAGAAACAAGAGAAGGCTTCTTCTGCCGCACCGTCGCCATACGCACTGAATGTGCCTCCCCTGCCGGCTTTACAGAAAGCCTACAAAATCGGCAAACGCACTGAAAAGTTGAAATTCGACTGGGAAGACATGGATGGTGTCCTTGCCAAAGTCGAAGAGGAATATCAGGAGCTGCGCGAAGCTTTGGATGAAGGCACTGACAGCGAGATCGAACACGAGTTGGGAGACGCCCTGTTTTCGCTCGCCCAGTTGGGACGTCATGTGCAGATGGAACCCGAGCAGGTTTTGCGCAAAGCAAATCAGCGTTTTGAAAATCGCTTCAACACCATGGTGGAACTTGTCGCGAAAGATCACAAAGATTTTTCAGCAATGACCCTTGAGCAAAAAGAAGAGTACTGGCAGAAAGCCAAATTACTTTTGAAGAAGAAATAA
- the prfB gene encoding peptide chain release factor 2 (programmed frameshift), with amino-acid sequence MSIVTEASEIKSKIVSLEAFSKELRGYFDLDRKKKRLEEISIQAENPAIWEKPAEMQKLNKEKALLEKAVGEFDTFAGRLSDAKVLLEMAEEAQDEGSFSEAKGEVVALEKLGEELELKRVLNGELDSNSAYLSINSGAGGTESCDWASMLLRMYTRYADKHDFKVQIIEMTEGEGAGIKSCTLLIEGPYAYGYLKAESGVHRLVRISPFDSNARRHTSFASVFAWAEVDDDINIEVRPEDLKVDTFRASGAGGQHVNRTDSAVRMTHIPTGVIVTCQVERSQIQNREKALKMLKARLYEMEIEKRNAEKDAMNSQKKANEWGSQIRSYVMHPYQMVKDHRTDHETNQVDDVMDGDLDGFIMSYLKSTLTAESQPS; translated from the exons ATGTCTATCGTTACTGAAGCCTCTGAAATTAAAAGTAAAATCGTGTCTCTCGAAGCCTTCTCGAAGGAGCTTCGGGGGTAT TTTGACTTAGATCGCAAGAAAAAACGCCTGGAAGAGATCTCCATTCAGGCTGAAAACCCGGCCATCTGGGAAAAACCTGCTGAAATGCAAAAGCTGAACAAAGAAAAAGCCCTGCTTGAAAAGGCGGTGGGTGAATTCGACACTTTTGCAGGCCGTTTGAGCGACGCCAAAGTTCTGCTGGAAATGGCGGAAGAAGCCCAGGATGAAGGCAGCTTCAGCGAAGCCAAAGGTGAAGTCGTGGCCCTGGAAAAACTGGGTGAAGAACTTGAGTTGAAACGAGTTCTGAATGGCGAGCTGGACAGCAACAGCGCCTACCTTTCCATCAACTCCGGGGCGGGCGGTACTGAGTCCTGCGACTGGGCTTCGATGCTTCTGCGTATGTATACCCGCTATGCTGACAAGCATGACTTCAAAGTTCAAATCATCGAGATGACCGAGGGCGAGGGTGCCGGGATTAAATCCTGCACGCTTTTGATTGAAGGTCCGTATGCCTATGGATATCTGAAAGCTGAATCCGGTGTGCATCGTCTGGTGCGCATTTCTCCATTTGATTCCAATGCCCGTCGCCACACTTCGTTTGCGTCCGTTTTTGCCTGGGCGGAAGTGGATGACGACATCAATATCGAGGTTCGTCCGGAAGACTTGAAAGTTGACACCTTCCGCGCCAGCGGGGCCGGTGGTCAGCACGTCAACAGAACGGATTCGGCGGTTCGTATGACACATATTCCGACCGGGGTTATTGTGACCTGTCAGGTGGAAAGATCCCAGATCCAGAACCGTGAAAAAGCCCTGAAGATGTTGAAAGCGCGCCTTTATGAAATGGAAATCGAAAAGCGCAATGCAGAAAAAGACGCGATGAATTCCCAGAAAAAAGCCAATGAATGGGGTTCGCAAATTCGCTCTTACGTGATGCATCCCTATCAGATGGTCAAAGACCACCGCACCGATCATGAGACCAATCAGGTCGATGACGTGATGGACGGGGATT